A segment of the Entomomonas moraniae genome:
CCTTTACCTACTACTAATCACAAAATACTTAGGCTAATTTTAATAACAACATCCCAATAATTAAAACGATAATACCTAACCAACCTTTCTTTTTTAAATGTTGGTTAAATAAAATAGCCCCCATGGCAACTGTTGCTAAGATACCAAACCCACCCCAAATAGCGTAGGCTACTGATAAATCTATTCCCTTAACGGACTGCGCCAATGCAGTAAAAGCACCCAGTACAAAAATAATGGCTAATATGCCCATCCCACGGCGCTTAAAGCCGTTAGAATATTTTAAACAAATATTTGCTAAAACCTCTAAGATAATAGCCAGCCCTAAAAAGGCTGCATGAATCCAAGTAAAATTATCCATATTAATTATACCTCACGTACAGAATAGTCAGCCTTCTGATCGGATGAGATCACACCGGACTTAGTACCTGATTTAATTAATAAAATACCAACAATAATCAATACTAAACTCACTACTTTTAATACACTGATATGCTCATCAAATAACAAAACACTCACAATAGTGATAAGCACAATCCCAATCCCTTCCCAAATAGCATAAGCCACACCGACAGGTACTTTTTTCAAAGATAGAGACAAGCAAAAATAAGATATACCAATCAATCCATACATGACAATTAAGCCAAGCATAGGAAAATGTTGATCAAATAGTTTAATTGAAGACGTTCCCGTCACTTCAAAGAAAACTGCTAAAAATAAAAAACTCCACGCACGCACGATACTTTCTCCATAAAAACACTGACGTATAAGAAGCCCATAAAAATTATAAATTTTAATTGGATCGCGCTACTAATACGCAAGCATTGTATTTATTATTTAAATTATTTAAATATAGGAAAAAGAGACTTTAACGACCACCTCGCCAGCAGTATTCGAGGGATATTAAAAAACAACTTGTACTTATAAAACTATTTTTTTGTATTGACATGATGCCTATATTATAACAGATAGGCTTTCAAATTTATAGCCCAGTTTAACAACTGGTTACAACTACCTTTTAAAGGTAGCTGTACTTTAATTTAAGATAATGTTGCATCAATAAAAGCAGCAAGCTGTGATTTAGACACGGCACCCACTTTAGTGGCAACAGCTTCGCCATTTTTAAAGATCATTAGCGTAGGTATATTACGAACACCATAAGTTTGTGGCGTTTCTTGATTGGCACTAATATCTAGCTTACAAATTTGTAACTTACCGTCGTACTCATCAGCAAGCACATCTAACACTGGTGCAATCATCTTACAAGGCCCACACCACTCTGCCCAATAATCAAGCAATACTGGAATATCCGATTTTAGAACTTTCTCAGCAAAATCATCATCTGTAACATGAATAATCGTTGACATCATAAACCTCTTCTTTGATAAAACTTAACTAATTATAACATTGCTGATATAACTTTAAACAAGTTATTCACGATGATAATGTTTAGTAACGTAATAAGGATTTATTAATTATGCTGTAAATAAAAATTATCTAGAGTAAAATAGATACCTTTATTCACACTATTTTAATATTTTGTATCCTATGAGTAAAACTGAAGACCCAATCTACCGCATCATCTTCCTTAATCAAGGCCAAGTCTACGAAATGTATGCTAAACAAATTTATCAAAGCGACTTATGGGGATTTCTTGAGATAGAAGAGTTTATTTTTGGTGAGCGAACACAGGTCGTTGTCGACCCCAGTGAAGAACGGCTAAAATCTCAATTTGATGGTGTCAGCCGTAGCTTTATTCCTATGCATAGTGTCATCCGTATCGATGAAGTTGAGAGAATTGGTATCGCTAAAATAACAGATGCAAAAAACCCAGCAGGTAATGTTATGCCATTTCCTATGCCACCACTCCCCACAAAATAAAACAGGTTATTATTGATTAATTTCTTTTAAATAACCTTTAAATGCTTTGCCCAAAATATAATTTGCTTGTTGTAATTC
Coding sequences within it:
- the mdtI gene encoding multidrug/spermidine efflux SMR transporter subunit MdtI, which produces MDNFTWIHAAFLGLAIILEVLANICLKYSNGFKRRGMGILAIIFVLGAFTALAQSVKGIDLSVAYAIWGGFGILATVAMGAILFNQHLKKKGWLGIIVLIIGMLLLKLA
- a CDS encoding DMT family transporter — protein: MRAWSFLFLAVFFEVTGTSSIKLFDQHFPMLGLIVMYGLIGISYFCLSLSLKKVPVGVAYAIWEGIGIVLITIVSVLLFDEHISVLKVVSLVLIIVGILLIKSGTKSGVISSDQKADYSVREV
- the trxA gene encoding thioredoxin TrxA yields the protein MMSTIIHVTDDDFAEKVLKSDIPVLLDYWAEWCGPCKMIAPVLDVLADEYDGKLQICKLDISANQETPQTYGVRNIPTLMIFKNGEAVATKVGAVSKSQLAAFIDATLS
- a CDS encoding DUF1820 family protein, whose amino-acid sequence is MSKTEDPIYRIIFLNQGQVYEMYAKQIYQSDLWGFLEIEEFIFGERTQVVVDPSEERLKSQFDGVSRSFIPMHSVIRIDEVERIGIAKITDAKNPAGNVMPFPMPPLPTK